One window of the Dehalococcoidia bacterium genome contains the following:
- a CDS encoding cupin domain-containing protein gives MLTKKLSEVEKSIPQMQGAEGVHKQVPLSVKDGVPVFSFRVFTIAPGGHTPYHQHPFEHMNYVIEGSGVLVSADKEHELNKGDFALVLPDEMHQFRNTGKSDLVIICAVPKEYE, from the coding sequence ATGCTGACTAAGAAACTCAGTGAAGTGGAGAAAAGTATACCCCAGATGCAGGGCGCCGAGGGCGTTCACAAGCAGGTCCCGCTCTCGGTGAAGGACGGGGTCCCTGTGTTTTCATTCCGTGTATTCACCATTGCGCCGGGAGGGCACACGCCTTACCATCAGCACCCGTTCGAGCATATGAACTACGTGATCGAGGGGAGCGGCGTCCTGGTCTCGGCCGACAAGGAACATGAGCTTAACAAGGGTGATTTCGCGCTTGTCCTGCCCGATGAGATGCACCAGTTCAGGAACACGGGTAAAAGCGACCTCGTGATTATATGCGCCGTGCCTAAAGAGTATGAGTGA
- a CDS encoding AIPR family protein, which yields MSQIHVNRIKTALEKTYSGIIDLSDIQNRPKEELEKHFLTRSQAALALGHAADIDTKTASASIVDGFGDNGIDALYFDIETDIVYIVQSKWISSGNGTPNVGEVQKYIQGIRDLLTEKFDRFSNTKVIAKKDEITKALENTDVTFQLVLAYTGTQDLSQPVKQPLDDYLAEMNVPTTVLSLKLYSQKQLLDVITGCLQGNTIDIDVTLYHWGIIKEPYTAYYGQVPAVEIAQWYEANNNRLLARNLRKFKGDTEVNLSIKNTLENSPAEFWYFNNGITILCKKIGKKPRGGSDKSVGLFVCEGVSIVNGAQTVGCIASMAKYYPEKLNEASVLVRFISLEECPPDFSIEVTTATNTQNKIERRDFASLDPLQERLRQDLLLDENKIYAYKGGDLTPPHEGCAFEEAAIALACANGDLQLAVDAKQKISTLWSDIKRPPYTTLFNDKLSARYMWRCVETLRSVDNALAREKERRTQTARLVAVHGNRFILHEVFKLLPTDSFDNPQINFEEVREQTISLTIKMLESAATVINHDFPYHYLNTFFKNYQKCLQLSALINGSLTGKLPIDESVLPSQYDMFDSIDTK from the coding sequence TTGAGCCAAATTCATGTAAACCGCATCAAAACTGCTCTTGAAAAAACCTACAGCGGGATAATAGACCTATCTGATATTCAAAATAGACCAAAAGAAGAGCTAGAAAAACACTTCCTAACGCGAAGTCAAGCAGCGCTCGCATTAGGCCACGCTGCTGATATTGATACAAAAACTGCTTCAGCCTCAATAGTTGATGGGTTTGGTGACAATGGTATCGACGCATTATACTTTGATATTGAAACAGACATTGTATATATTGTGCAATCTAAGTGGATATCATCTGGTAACGGAACTCCGAACGTAGGGGAAGTACAAAAATATATTCAGGGAATACGAGACCTTTTAACAGAAAAATTCGATCGTTTCTCGAACACAAAAGTCATCGCAAAAAAAGATGAAATCACAAAAGCTTTAGAAAACACAGATGTCACATTTCAACTTGTTTTAGCCTATACAGGTACACAAGACCTGTCACAACCTGTTAAACAACCACTTGATGACTACTTAGCAGAAATGAACGTTCCCACTACTGTATTATCATTAAAACTATATAGCCAAAAGCAGCTATTGGATGTAATAACTGGATGTTTACAAGGGAACACTATCGATATAGATGTTACCCTCTACCACTGGGGCATTATAAAAGAACCCTATACTGCCTACTATGGCCAAGTACCAGCTGTAGAAATAGCTCAATGGTACGAAGCAAATAACAACCGCCTATTGGCTCGTAATTTACGGAAATTCAAAGGAGATACAGAAGTCAACTTATCTATTAAAAATACTTTAGAAAATAGCCCCGCAGAATTTTGGTACTTTAATAACGGTATTACAATTCTATGCAAAAAAATAGGGAAAAAGCCACGTGGAGGATCAGATAAAAGTGTAGGCTTATTCGTCTGTGAAGGTGTTTCCATTGTAAACGGAGCTCAAACAGTTGGTTGTATAGCCTCTATGGCAAAATATTATCCTGAAAAGCTCAACGAGGCTAGTGTACTCGTCCGTTTTATCTCGCTTGAGGAATGTCCACCAGATTTCTCTATTGAGGTAACTACTGCAACAAATACCCAGAATAAAATTGAACGACGTGATTTCGCTTCTTTAGACCCCTTACAGGAAAGACTTAGACAAGATCTTCTATTAGACGAAAACAAGATTTACGCATATAAGGGTGGCGATTTAACTCCACCCCACGAAGGTTGTGCATTTGAAGAAGCCGCTATAGCTCTAGCTTGCGCGAACGGAGATTTGCAATTAGCAGTTGACGCAAAACAGAAAATTAGTACTTTATGGTCTGATATTAAGCGTCCACCATATACAACACTATTCAACGACAAACTCAGTGCAAGATATATGTGGCGTTGTGTTGAAACACTACGTAGCGTTGATAATGCACTTGCTCGCGAAAAGGAAAGGCGCACCCAGACAGCTCGTTTGGTAGCAGTCCATGGTAATAGATTTATTCTACATGAAGTTTTTAAACTACTACCGACAGATTCGTTTGATAATCCACAAATCAATTTTGAAGAGGTTAGAGAACAAACAATATCTTTGACAATTAAGATGCTTGAGAGTGCTGCAACTGTCATTAATCATGATTTTCCCTATCACTATTTAAACACGTTCTTTAAAAACTACCAGAAGTGCTTACAGCTATCTGCTCTAATCAACGGTTCTCTAACTGGGAAATTGCCTATAGACGAATCGGTATTACCATCACAGTATGATATGTTCGATTCAATAGACACTAAATAA
- a CDS encoding ABC transporter permease subunit, with translation MSIILNRDFRELRQSNAFRIIVIVSVLIVIAAAAGISIVLGQQEWVGEAAAAPGLELITGLIAYFMPLLILISFIWSFATLPITREKINGNIECLLATPLTPRALWLGKCLAVFLPGYAVSVIAALLVLLAVNLFAINPSAGHFILPAPALLTGFIINPLLFLGLLAFMVLFAIANNPEIALAPSFILGFGLMMGLPIGLATGAVNVASWAFALWYLAGTAVVWAIILYLSRLLNKENIVLSSKGV, from the coding sequence ATGAGCATCATCCTTAACAGGGATTTCCGCGAGCTGCGGCAGAGCAACGCCTTCCGCATCATAGTCATTGTGTCCGTGCTAATCGTCATCGCCGCGGCGGCGGGCATCAGCATCGTCCTGGGACAGCAGGAATGGGTAGGAGAAGCGGCCGCCGCGCCGGGGCTGGAACTGATTACGGGCCTTATCGCCTACTTCATGCCGCTGCTAATCCTCATCAGCTTCATCTGGTCCTTCGCCACCCTGCCGATAACCAGAGAGAAGATCAACGGCAACATCGAGTGCCTGCTGGCCACCCCACTCACCCCCCGCGCCCTCTGGCTGGGCAAATGCCTGGCCGTCTTCCTCCCCGGCTACGCCGTCTCCGTCATCGCCGCGCTGCTGGTGCTGCTGGCGGTAAATCTGTTCGCGATAAATCCTTCCGCCGGGCATTTCATCCTGCCGGCCCCGGCGCTGCTCACCGGCTTCATCATCAATCCGCTGCTGTTCTTGGGCCTGCTGGCCTTCATGGTGCTTTTCGCTATAGCCAACAACCCGGAGATAGCCTTAGCTCCGTCCTTCATCCTGGGATTCGGGCTGATGATGGGGCTGCCAATAGGGCTGGCCACGGGAGCCGTTAATGTAGCCTCATGGGCTTTCGCCCTGTGGTATCTTGCCGGCACGGCGGTTGTCTGGGCGATTATCCTTTATCTCTCGCGATTGCTGAATAAAGAGAACATCGTCTTGTCCAGTAAGGGAGTATGA
- a CDS encoding ABC transporter ATP-binding protein yields MNAAISLENVKKTLGKREVLKGISFTVARGDVFGYLGPNGAGKTTTIRILLGLLQADSGRLDIMGQDISKSGTRRKIGFALDPDGLYDNMTAEENLEFYARIYGLTDYGKKIAELLKAMGLSDRAGDRVGTYSKGMRQRLALARAMTHDPEVLVLDEPTAGVDPSGQIEVRQIILDAAHHKNKTVFLSSHNLDEVQRICNRIALIDRGEIKLYGETETLRRGMGDGTVVIETAGEIPQSLLDELKGMARLGLREKTERSLIFSPQQDTDISDIISLLAGRGVKIEGAARQEASLEEMYSAILKEVEPI; encoded by the coding sequence ATGAATGCAGCGATAAGCCTGGAAAATGTTAAGAAAACCCTAGGTAAACGGGAGGTTCTGAAGGGGATAAGCTTCACCGTGGCCAGAGGTGATGTCTTCGGCTACCTGGGCCCAAACGGAGCGGGCAAGACCACGACCATCAGGATACTTCTCGGACTGCTCCAGGCCGATTCCGGCAGGCTCGACATCATGGGACAGGACATATCAAAAAGCGGTACCCGCAGGAAGATAGGCTTCGCGCTGGACCCGGACGGCCTGTACGACAACATGACGGCCGAGGAGAACCTGGAGTTCTACGCGCGGATATACGGACTGACTGACTATGGAAAGAAGATAGCCGAGCTTTTGAAAGCGATGGGATTGAGCGACAGGGCCGGGGACAGGGTGGGAACCTACTCCAAGGGGATGAGGCAGAGGCTGGCGCTGGCGCGGGCCATGACCCATGACCCGGAGGTGCTGGTGCTGGACGAGCCCACGGCCGGTGTCGATCCGTCGGGGCAGATAGAGGTACGGCAGATAATCCTCGACGCGGCGCACCATAAAAATAAGACTGTCTTCCTCAGCTCCCACAACCTGGACGAGGTACAGAGGATATGCAACCGCATCGCGCTGATAGACCGCGGCGAGATAAAGCTGTATGGCGAGACGGAGACGCTGCGGCGCGGCATGGGCGACGGCACCGTTGTGATAGAGACGGCCGGGGAGATTCCGCAGTCATTGCTCGATGAACTTAAGGGCATGGCCCGGCTGGGGCTGCGGGAAAAGACGGAAAGAAGCCTCATCTTCTCCCCGCAGCAGGACACCGATATCTCCGACATCATAAGCCTGCTCGCCGGGCGCGGCGTCAAAATCGAGGGGGCAGCGCGGCAGGAAGCTTCACTCGAAGAGATGTATTCCGCCATCCTGAAAGAGGTCGAGCCGATATGA
- the mtaB gene encoding tRNA (N(6)-L-threonylcarbamoyladenosine(37)-C(2))-methylthiotransferase MtaB, with product MNTSPTRAPAVAIETLGCKLNQAESQAMALQLAQNGCRIVSPSDAADIYILNTCTVTGVADRKSRYFLRLARQRNPDATVVAIGCYPERDIEELKKLKCVDLILGNDAKDKLPSILRLNRHKIPDGASVSDVLRTRSMVKIQEGCDNYCTYCIVPYVRGRERSRPVDEIIAEIESRIRIGFKEIVLTGTNIGAYEPDLESLIKRILDRTDVKRLRLSSLRPGDITDSLLGLWNDARLCRHLHLPLQSGSEAVLKRMNRPYSIADYESAIIRIRKMMPNVSITADVIVGFPGETDEEFEESYNFCRDMAFANLHVFSYSQRPGTAAAAMPGQVDERIKKERSRKVLKLAREGALRFGRRFKDETLPVLWETEVEPGIWNGLTDNYIRVMARSDRPLKNEIVDAKMSGTYNRTFKCIEATLVD from the coding sequence ATGAACACATCGCCGACCAGGGCTCCCGCCGTTGCCATAGAGACTCTTGGCTGCAAGCTAAACCAGGCCGAGAGCCAGGCCATGGCACTGCAACTTGCGCAAAACGGCTGCCGAATCGTATCTCCTTCCGACGCCGCCGACATCTACATCCTGAACACGTGCACCGTCACCGGCGTCGCCGACCGCAAGTCGCGCTACTTTTTAAGGCTGGCGCGGCAGCGCAATCCGGACGCGACGGTCGTCGCCATCGGTTGCTATCCCGAACGGGACATCGAAGAACTCAAAAAACTGAAATGCGTCGACCTGATCCTCGGCAACGATGCCAAGGACAAACTCCCGTCGATTCTGAGATTGAATCGTCATAAGATACCGGACGGAGCGTCAGTCAGCGATGTTCTGCGCACCCGCAGCATGGTGAAGATACAGGAAGGCTGCGATAACTACTGCACCTACTGCATCGTTCCGTACGTGCGTGGCCGCGAGCGCAGCCGGCCGGTCGACGAAATCATCGCGGAGATCGAGTCGAGGATACGTATCGGCTTCAAGGAGATAGTCCTCACCGGAACAAACATCGGGGCGTACGAGCCGGACCTCGAATCACTGATAAAACGCATACTCGACCGTACCGATGTTAAGCGTCTTCGGCTTTCCTCGCTACGTCCGGGCGATATCACCGACAGCCTGCTCGGGCTGTGGAACGACGCGAGGCTCTGCCGCCACCTGCACCTGCCCCTGCAAAGCGGCAGCGAGGCCGTGCTCAAGCGCATGAACCGCCCATATAGCATTGCCGACTACGAATCCGCTATCATACGAATCAGAAAAATGATGCCTAATGTTTCGATAACCGCGGACGTTATCGTCGGCTTCCCCGGTGAGACGGATGAGGAGTTCGAGGAAAGCTACAACTTCTGTCGAGATATGGCCTTCGCCAACCTGCACGTATTCTCATACTCGCAGAGGCCGGGCACGGCTGCCGCCGCCATGCCGGGACAGGTGGACGAGCGCATCAAGAAGGAGCGCAGCAGGAAGGTGCTGAAGCTGGCACGGGAGGGCGCTTTACGCTTCGGTCGACGATTCAAAGATGAGACGCTGCCGGTACTCTGGGAAACCGAGGTGGAGCCCGGCATCTGGAACGGGCTCACGGACAACTACATCCGCGTGATGGCCCGCAGCGACAGGCCGCTAAAGAACGAAATCGTCGATGCCAAAATGAGCGGCACTTATAACAGAACTTTCAAGTGCATAGAAGCAACTCTGGTCGACTGA
- a CDS encoding nitronate monooxygenase, whose translation MNWNTKITEMLKCRYPIIEGAFGGFGTSALAAPVSDAGGFGMITASALKTPERLKEDIRKAKSMTDKPFGVNLSVGASASINEMLEVALAEDVPAIFTAVYRADDIGKRVHEAGRVWIHKVATVRHAVAAERHGADAIIIVGMEGTGFKSVEQLPTLISITNAVKMIKVPLIAAGGIGDARGMLAALGMGAEAVYMGTRFMATEECPISPRYKQKLVESQPWEPKVRDRILNVQRNEQYEEILKMKGKVPQDEWLRMVEKHSFKRSSELNIDWQKDYDEEVATHVTGGSLAVGVIDSVVSCKVLIETMIREAEAILAKEGNIGKLVR comes from the coding sequence ATGAACTGGAACACCAAAATAACGGAGATGCTGAAATGCAGATACCCCATCATCGAAGGGGCTTTCGGCGGGTTCGGCACGTCCGCGCTGGCCGCCCCGGTCTCAGATGCGGGCGGCTTCGGCATGATAACCGCCAGCGCTCTTAAAACCCCGGAGAGGCTGAAGGAAGATATCCGCAAGGCTAAATCGATGACGGACAAGCCGTTCGGCGTCAACCTGTCGGTCGGCGCAAGCGCCTCGATAAACGAGATGCTGGAGGTCGCGTTGGCGGAAGACGTGCCGGCGATTTTCACCGCCGTCTACCGCGCCGATGATATCGGCAAGAGGGTTCATGAGGCGGGCAGGGTGTGGATACATAAGGTGGCGACGGTGAGGCACGCCGTGGCCGCCGAGCGCCACGGTGCCGACGCCATCATCATTGTGGGCATGGAGGGCACCGGATTCAAGAGCGTGGAGCAGCTGCCGACGCTTATAAGCATCACCAACGCCGTGAAAATGATAAAGGTTCCGCTCATCGCCGCGGGGGGCATCGGCGACGCGCGCGGCATGCTGGCGGCGCTGGGCATGGGCGCCGAAGCTGTCTACATGGGCACGCGCTTCATGGCCACCGAGGAATGTCCCATATCGCCGCGCTATAAGCAGAAGCTCGTCGAGTCCCAGCCCTGGGAACCCAAGGTGCGCGACCGCATCCTCAACGTACAGCGTAATGAGCAGTACGAAGAGATACTCAAGATGAAGGGCAAGGTGCCTCAGGACGAGTGGCTCAGGATGGTGGAGAAACACTCCTTCAAGCGCTCGTCGGAGCTAAATATCGACTGGCAGAAGGACTACGACGAGGAGGTGGCGACGCATGTCACCGGAGGCTCGCTGGCCGTCGGCGTCATCGACAGCGTGGTCAGTTGCAAAGTGCTGATCGAAACCATGATACGAGAGGCCGAGGCCATACTGGCTAAAGAGGGCAACATCGGCAAGCTGGTGCGGTAG
- a CDS encoding nuclear transport factor 2 family protein, giving the protein MCDNEELEMRIGIIEDIEAIKKLKAKYWRCVDNKLWDELRECFTEDATLEYGTDNPKGRDAIIDFLSKSTGNKKIVTIHQGHNPEIEITGENTAKGIWALHDYLVFGSRMSINGWGYYYDEYVKQDGKWRKKSTKITRLREEWNTVK; this is encoded by the coding sequence ATGTGCGACAACGAAGAACTTGAAATGAGAATAGGAATCATCGAGGACATCGAGGCGATTAAGAAGCTCAAGGCCAAGTACTGGCGCTGCGTCGATAACAAGCTGTGGGATGAACTGCGCGAGTGTTTCACCGAGGACGCGACGCTGGAGTACGGCACGGACAACCCGAAGGGACGCGACGCTATCATCGATTTCCTCAGCAAAAGCACCGGCAACAAGAAAATCGTGACGATTCATCAGGGCCACAACCCTGAGATCGAGATAACCGGCGAGAATACGGCGAAAGGTATCTGGGCCCTTCACGATTACCTTGTCTTCGGCTCGCGTATGTCCATAAACGGATGGGGCTACTACTATGACGAGTACGTCAAGCAGGACGGCAAATGGCGGAAAAAGAGCACAAAGATAACACGACTGCGCGAGGAGTGGAACACGGTCAAATAA
- a CDS encoding nitronate monooxygenase, with amino-acid sequence MNWNTRLTELLGCKYPIIQGAFGGFGTSALAAPVSAAGGFGIITGSALRTPEKLRDDIRKARSMTGAPFGVNFSIGMCPNVEGLRDVAIEERVPVIFTSAFRADEHGKRIKEAGLKWIHKVASIQHAIAAEKQGADAVVIVGLEGTAFKSISQLPTLTGITTAIRSIKIPIIAAGGIGDARGFVAALCMGAEGVYMGTRFLATNECPVSDSYKQKLVEAKPWDSEYRDRALTPPKPEEYAKLMGSKGDMPLDKWLQHLESTMFGHKPDGEIDWDSGINVEVALRIAGGSLAVGMIDSVVSVRELIDTIVRDAEAILSQQGNIGRLVF; translated from the coding sequence ATGAACTGGAATACAAGACTAACAGAACTTCTCGGCTGCAAGTATCCGATAATACAAGGGGCCTTCGGCGGCTTTGGCACGTCGGCCCTCGCTGCGCCGGTTTCCGCGGCAGGCGGCTTCGGCATCATAACCGGCAGCGCCCTGCGCACCCCTGAAAAGTTGAGGGATGATATAAGAAAGGCCCGTTCGATGACCGGCGCTCCCTTCGGCGTGAATTTCTCCATAGGCATGTGCCCCAACGTGGAGGGCTTGCGAGATGTAGCTATCGAGGAGCGTGTGCCCGTGATATTCACATCGGCCTTCCGCGCCGACGAACACGGCAAACGCATCAAGGAAGCAGGCTTGAAGTGGATACACAAAGTGGCTTCGATTCAGCACGCCATAGCCGCCGAGAAACAGGGAGCGGACGCCGTTGTTATCGTCGGTCTCGAAGGCACAGCCTTCAAGAGCATTTCGCAGCTTCCCACTCTGACCGGCATCACCACTGCGATTAGATCGATAAAGATTCCCATAATCGCTGCCGGAGGCATCGGCGACGCGCGCGGATTCGTCGCTGCTTTGTGCATGGGGGCCGAAGGCGTCTATATGGGAACCCGGTTCCTGGCGACGAACGAATGTCCCGTGTCGGACAGCTATAAACAGAAGCTTGTCGAAGCCAAGCCGTGGGACAGCGAGTACCGCGATCGCGCTCTCACCCCGCCGAAACCGGAAGAGTATGCCAAGCTTATGGGCAGCAAGGGCGATATGCCGCTGGACAAATGGCTCCAGCACCTGGAAAGCACCATGTTCGGTCACAAGCCGGACGGCGAGATCGACTGGGACAGCGGGATAAACGTAGAGGTGGCGCTGCGCATAGCGGGGGGCTCGCTGGCGGTGGGCATGATCGACAGCGTTGTAAGCGTGAGAGAGCTTATCGATACGATCGTGCGCGATGCCGAGGCGATACTGTCGCAACAGGGAAATATCGGCAGGCTCGTGTTTTAG
- a CDS encoding nuclear transport factor 2 family protein, giving the protein MCDNEELEIRIGILEDIEAIKRLKGKYIRCVDRKIWKELEECFVEDAEAHYGENNDYIGRDAIIDFLGGCLKEGVVTSSHECHTPEVEVNADGTARGVWKFHDYIVINQKPFLNGWAYYEDEYVKVDGMWKIKTVSYTRDYQETTKL; this is encoded by the coding sequence ATGTGCGATAACGAAGAACTCGAAATCAGGATCGGTATCCTTGAAGACATCGAGGCCATAAAAAGACTCAAGGGGAAATACATCCGCTGTGTGGACAGGAAGATATGGAAGGAACTGGAGGAATGTTTCGTAGAGGACGCAGAGGCGCATTATGGCGAAAACAATGACTATATAGGAAGGGATGCGATAATCGATTTTCTTGGAGGCTGCCTCAAAGAAGGCGTCGTCACCAGTTCACACGAATGCCACACGCCTGAAGTCGAGGTCAACGCTGATGGTACGGCCAGGGGCGTCTGGAAATTTCACGACTATATAGTGATTAATCAAAAGCCGTTCTTGAACGGCTGGGCCTACTACGAAGACGAATATGTTAAAGTGGATGGAATGTGGAAGATCAAAACTGTAAGCTACACCCGCGACTACCAGGAAACAACAAAGCTGTAA
- the uvrC gene encoding excinuclease ABC subunit UvrC, whose product MDKKRLQKQIDALPQQSGVYIFKDGAGGVIYVGKAANLRSRVRSYFGVEEGLSRKQLRMLSYISDFEFIVTDSEQEALILENNLIKKYRPRYNVRLKDDKTYPYLKIDICNSWPRVFITRHMEKDGSRYFGPYASAQSVRRTLNLLKQLFPFRSCKRTITGKDSRPCLEYYIHRCCGPCVGDVSEEEYGAIINQVIMFLDGKRDDILRELRLEMASAAGCMDYERAAVLRDQIRSVEMVTQHQRVAAAEGDDQDVIAFARNYDQAYVQIFFIREGKLVEKDNFTVLGVQEEDDGKIMASFLNQFYSSSSYIPPLILLQHQPDDFFLLEEWLSCKRGSSVRLHVPFRGDKKKLVDMVAENAVHGIEQMIVNDLSDTDKTSSTLTALKEAIHLPGTLHRIECYDISNIQGKAAVGSMVVFENGLPKKAHYRRFRIKSVGGIDDYAMMKEILRRRFSRVGQSEGSWGLVPDLVIIDGGRGHLNAALDEMSNLEVNYIPVAGIAKENEEIFLSGIDEPVVLPRDSDALHLVQRIRDEAHRFAIGYHHKVSAKETMRSALDGVSGIGPRRKKALLLKFGSMKGIREAAIDDIAAVPGMTRPLAQRLKESL is encoded by the coding sequence ATGGACAAAAAGCGCCTGCAGAAGCAGATCGACGCGTTGCCTCAACAATCGGGCGTTTACATCTTCAAAGACGGCGCCGGCGGCGTGATTTATGTCGGCAAGGCAGCCAACCTTCGCAGCAGGGTTAGAAGCTACTTCGGTGTTGAAGAGGGGCTGTCCCGCAAACAGCTCAGGATGCTCTCCTACATATCCGATTTCGAATTCATCGTTACGGATTCGGAGCAGGAAGCGCTGATCCTTGAGAACAACCTGATCAAGAAATACCGGCCCCGTTACAACGTGCGTCTCAAGGACGATAAGACATACCCTTACCTCAAGATAGATATCTGCAACAGTTGGCCGCGCGTTTTCATCACCAGGCACATGGAAAAGGACGGCTCGCGCTACTTCGGGCCGTATGCCAGCGCACAATCCGTGAGGAGAACGCTGAACCTTTTGAAACAGCTCTTCCCTTTCCGTTCCTGCAAGCGCACCATCACAGGGAAAGACAGCAGGCCGTGCCTCGAGTATTACATTCACCGCTGCTGCGGCCCCTGCGTGGGGGACGTGTCCGAGGAGGAATACGGAGCGATAATCAATCAGGTGATAATGTTCTTGGACGGCAAAAGGGACGACATTTTACGGGAACTGCGGCTGGAGATGGCCTCGGCTGCGGGATGCATGGATTACGAGCGCGCGGCGGTGCTGCGCGACCAGATACGTTCGGTTGAGATGGTCACGCAGCATCAGAGGGTAGCCGCCGCTGAAGGCGATGATCAGGACGTCATCGCCTTCGCCAGGAACTACGACCAGGCGTATGTACAGATATTCTTTATCAGGGAAGGCAAGCTTGTCGAAAAGGACAATTTCACAGTGCTGGGTGTGCAAGAGGAGGATGATGGAAAGATAATGGCAAGCTTCCTCAATCAGTTCTACAGTTCGTCATCCTATATACCGCCCCTGATACTTCTGCAGCATCAGCCGGACGACTTCTTCCTACTTGAGGAATGGCTCTCCTGCAAACGCGGCTCCAGTGTCAGGCTCCACGTTCCTTTCCGCGGCGATAAGAAGAAGCTTGTGGACATGGTCGCCGAGAACGCTGTACACGGCATCGAGCAGATGATAGTCAATGACCTGTCGGATACGGATAAAACATCATCGACACTTACGGCATTGAAAGAGGCCATACATCTCCCCGGTACGCTGCACCGTATCGAGTGCTACGATATCTCTAATATACAGGGTAAGGCAGCTGTGGGCAGTATGGTAGTCTTCGAGAACGGCCTGCCGAAGAAAGCCCATTACCGCCGTTTCCGCATCAAGAGCGTGGGCGGCATAGACGATTACGCCATGATGAAAGAGATACTGAGAAGGCGTTTCAGCAGGGTGGGCCAGTCGGAGGGCTCCTGGGGTCTGGTCCCGGACCTGGTGATAATAGACGGCGGCAGGGGACATTTGAACGCGGCGCTGGATGAGATGAGCAACCTCGAGGTAAACTACATTCCTGTGGCCGGCATCGCTAAGGAAAACGAGGAGATATTCCTTTCGGGAATCGATGAGCCCGTGGTGCTGCCGCGCGACTCCGATGCGCTGCATCTGGTCCAACGTATCCGCGACGAGGCGCATCGTTTTGCTATCGGCTACCATCATAAGGTAAGTGCTAAGGAAACAATGAGATCCGCGCTCGACGGCGTGTCCGGCATCGGACCCAGGCGCAAGAAGGCGCTGCTGCTAAAATTCGGCTCGATGAAGGGTATACGCGAGGCGGCCATAGACGACATTGCGGCGGTTCCGGGCATGACGCGCCCGCTGGCGCAGAGGTTGAAAGAGAGCTTATAG
- the xerD gene encoding site-specific tyrosine recombinase XerD, with product MRNLVKSFLNYLAIEKGFSVNTIGAYRNDLDQLAGFIEGTASAKGFKADWTSVDRNLLISYIIDLKDRNYSSATVARKVAAVKSFFAFLVAERKIQNDPTENISSPKVNKSLPKPLSLQEVDALLAQPAKSSAPEAMRDVAMLELLYACGMRVSELVDLNVNDINLKASFVRCLGKGSKERIIPIHDRAIRSIKDYISEGRPQLLKGKEEHALFLNRRGERLTRQGFWLILKGHAKAAGIKKAVTPHTLRHSFATHILNGGADLRSVQELLGHANISSTQIYTHLTSEHVRHSYDKAHPRAEK from the coding sequence ATGAGGAATCTCGTCAAATCCTTTCTTAACTATCTTGCTATTGAGAAAGGATTTTCAGTTAATACCATCGGCGCTTACAGGAATGACCTGGATCAGCTCGCCGGTTTTATTGAGGGAACGGCATCCGCAAAGGGGTTCAAGGCTGATTGGACATCGGTGGACCGCAATTTGCTGATTAGTTATATCATCGATCTTAAGGATAGGAATTATTCATCGGCCACAGTGGCCAGGAAAGTAGCGGCGGTAAAATCGTTCTTTGCCTTCCTCGTTGCCGAACGGAAGATTCAAAACGACCCAACCGAAAATATCAGTTCCCCCAAGGTAAATAAATCTCTGCCCAAGCCCCTATCGTTGCAGGAAGTTGACGCGCTGCTGGCCCAGCCGGCAAAATCATCGGCGCCTGAAGCAATGAGGGACGTCGCCATGCTCGAACTGTTGTACGCATGCGGTATGAGGGTCTCCGAGCTTGTAGACTTGAACGTTAATGATATAAATCTCAAGGCTAGCTTTGTGCGCTGTCTGGGTAAAGGCTCCAAGGAACGCATTATACCGATACATGATAGAGCGATTCGAAGTATTAAGGATTATATCTCGGAAGGGCGCCCTCAACTTTTGAAAGGCAAAGAGGAGCACGCCCTGTTCCTGAACAGGCGCGGCGAGCGGTTAACGAGGCAGGGTTTCTGGCTGATATTAAAGGGGCATGCCAAAGCCGCCGGCATCAAGAAGGCGGTGACGCCCCATACCCTGAGACACAGCTTCGCGACTCATATACTGAATGGAGGGGCGGACTTGAGATCTGTTCAGGAGCTTCTCGGTCATGCCAACATATCTTCAACGCAAATATATACGCACCTGACGAGCGAGCACGTCCGTCATTCGTACGACAAGGCTCACCCGAGAGCCGAGAAATAG